The Phycisphaerae bacterium genome has a window encoding:
- a CDS encoding helix-turn-helix domain-containing protein: MDDRWLSVDEICAHLGISRDTIYKWIDRKGMPAHRVGRLWKFKKAEVDDWVRAGGGSESEPAGANDDEARD; the protein is encoded by the coding sequence ATGGACGACCGGTGGCTCTCTGTCGACGAAATCTGCGCCCACCTCGGAATCAGCCGGGACACCATTTACAAGTGGATTGATCGCAAGGGAATGCCCGCCCACAGGGTCGGCCGCCTTTGGAAATTCAAAAAGGCCGAGGTCGACGATTGGGTGCGCGCCGGGGGCGGCAGCGAGAGCGAGCCCGCCGGTGCCAACGACGACGAAGCGCGGGACTGA